From a region of the Halolamina sp. CBA1230 genome:
- a CDS encoding STAS/SEC14 domain-containing protein, whose translation MDSSSDRGNFATPVRLRSLRMFEILDATEDDLVAVRVGSGTADGYEEFYSLLIERTKQHGSVRVYEEVPNWTARTYLTHLHGIVPDLRYGPEFDIRSYACVGDSFWAKLLFHQWRAIRPVWPVAPDDMRYFHLDNRDDALRWLRNVSARS comes from the coding sequence ATGGATTCGTCAAGTGACCGTGGGAACTTTGCCACACCTGTTCGACTGCGTTCGTTAAGGATGTTTGAGATACTGGACGCAACAGAGGACGATCTCGTTGCGGTACGTGTCGGGAGTGGTACTGCGGACGGGTACGAGGAGTTCTACTCGCTACTCATCGAGCGAACGAAGCAACACGGCTCAGTCCGAGTGTATGAGGAAGTCCCTAACTGGACAGCAAGGACGTATCTCACCCATCTCCACGGGATTGTTCCAGACCTTCGATACGGGCCCGAGTTCGACATCCGTTCCTATGCGTGCGTCGGAGACTCATTCTGGGCAAAACTACTCTTTCACCAGTGGCGAGCCATTCGGCCAGTCTGGCCAGTTGCCCCCGACGATATGCGATATTTTCATCTAGACAACCGCGACGATGCTTTGCGATGGCTCCGTAACGTTTCAGCTCGGTCGTAG
- a CDS encoding transcription initiation factor IIB family protein has translation MDRVKRSGEDSSTKENNTRSVQSCPECSGSIVQTQEYGEFACNSCGLVLDEDAIDRGPDWRSFSDEDDDGRHVGAPVTNLLHDDGLSTKIGRKQDGYGQTLSTEKRRQMGRLRTWNERFRTKDSRDRNIRQALGEIRRMASALGLSRSVQETASVIYRRAVDEDLLRGRSIEGMATASLYAAARQHGSLRTLERFATVSRVKKMRFQRTYRYISRELSLGIEPEDPCEYIPQFASDLDLGSESERLAIDILSTMKGRGAHSGKSPAGLAGAALYAAAYLTNQSLTQEAVGEVSNVSEVTIRNRYQELLEIYADTGSGEQE, from the coding sequence ATGGATCGTGTGAAACGTTCTGGCGAAGACAGTAGCACAAAGGAAAACAATACCCGCTCGGTGCAATCGTGTCCGGAGTGTAGTGGGTCGATCGTTCAGACCCAAGAGTACGGGGAGTTTGCTTGCAATAGCTGTGGCCTAGTTCTCGACGAAGACGCCATTGATCGAGGTCCCGACTGGCGGTCATTCTCCGACGAAGACGACGATGGCCGGCACGTTGGAGCTCCCGTTACAAATCTCCTGCACGATGACGGGCTTAGTACGAAGATCGGGAGAAAACAGGATGGCTATGGCCAGACACTCTCGACCGAGAAGCGGCGGCAGATGGGTCGCCTTCGGACGTGGAACGAACGGTTCAGGACGAAGGATTCCCGCGATCGAAATATTCGACAAGCCCTTGGGGAAATCCGCCGGATGGCATCCGCGCTTGGTCTCAGCAGATCGGTTCAAGAGACAGCGAGTGTTATCTATAGGCGGGCCGTAGACGAGGATCTCCTGCGTGGGCGGTCAATTGAGGGGATGGCGACAGCATCACTATATGCAGCCGCCAGACAACACGGGTCGTTGCGTACGCTGGAGCGCTTTGCGACTGTCAGTCGAGTCAAAAAGATGCGATTCCAACGGACCTACCGGTACATCTCCCGTGAACTATCTCTCGGTATCGAACCGGAGGACCCGTGTGAATACATCCCCCAATTCGCGTCGGACTTAGATCTCGGAAGCGAGTCTGAACGGCTAGCTATCGACATCCTTTCGACTATGAAGGGGCGAGGGGCACATAGCGGTAAAAGTCCGGCTGGGCTGGCAGGTGCAGCCCTGTACGCGGCGGCGTACCTCACAAACCAGTCACTGACACAGGAAGCAGTCGGAGAGGTATCGAACGTCAGTGAAGTAACGATACGAAACCGGTATCAGGAGCTACTGGAGATTTATGCTGATACTGGAAGTGGAGAGCAGGAATGA
- a CDS encoding helix-turn-helix domain-containing protein encodes MEEDDSGDAERPLSTVFAVLDDPDCREILRVTTEPRTPNEIADLCDLPETTLYRKLNQLTTASLVRKQVTVDSETGQMTEYVRSFEGVAVTMDDNGEFSIKIDERERPPEDRLSDLWSKMGDEI; translated from the coding sequence ATGGAGGAAGATGACTCGGGAGATGCAGAACGCCCGTTGTCCACAGTTTTCGCTGTACTCGACGATCCGGACTGTCGAGAAATCCTCCGGGTAACGACCGAGCCACGAACGCCCAATGAGATCGCGGATCTTTGTGATCTTCCGGAGACGACCTTGTACCGAAAGCTGAACCAACTCACGACAGCCTCTCTCGTTCGAAAACAGGTCACAGTCGATTCAGAAACAGGGCAGATGACAGAATACGTTCGGAGTTTCGAAGGAGTCGCAGTAACCATGGATGACAATGGCGAATTCAGTATTAAGATAGATGAGAGAGAACGGCCCCCGGAGGATCGACTGAGCGACCTCTGGTCGAAGATGGGTGATGAGATATGA